The following are encoded in a window of Diorhabda sublineata isolate icDioSubl1.1 chromosome 3, icDioSubl1.1, whole genome shotgun sequence genomic DNA:
- the LOC130441745 gene encoding facilitated trehalose transporter Tret1-like has protein sequence MSENSNKAKILPQYIASICICLGALGMGTVLGWSSNITQELLTGELNGIKMGTHELGWVGSCCTIGAMIMCFPAGFIADHIGRKPTCLLTAFPFVFGWLLILFAQNVYMLYAGRIITGASGGSFVVLAPIYTTEIAQIHHRGALGSFMQYLLVIGIFYSNLFGWILSMYAFNVVNTIIPIIFAVLFFFQPETPFYYIQKGNNEKAAQSFARLRGKNYDYKEELDAMIKEIENRRQYQDFKVAIKAKSAKKSTIICFSLMFFQQMSGVNAVLFYAKHILMQSETHIDVRYGVVGIGIISLISITIGVWTTDYFGRTILLMASSAGCSLSTFLLGFYFTIKDRISEDAIKPYGLWPIICVLCFVFSFQLGLGSLPWLACSEIFSPELKAKLGAPAGSFNYLTAFIVTKCFYPVSENLGVDIAFYIFAFVSLIACLFTLLIIPETKHKTFEETIPELEKFWKYF, from the coding sequence ATGTCCGAAAACTCAAATAAAGCTAAAATTTTACCTCAATACATAGCGTCAATATGTATTTGTTTGGGAGCGTTGGGTATGGGTACAGTCTTGGGATGGTCTTCCAATATAACACAAGAACTACTAACAGGAGAGCTTAACGGAATAAAAATGGGAACACACGAATTAGGATGGGTAGGTAGTTGTTGTACCATTGGAGCTATGATAATGTGTTTTCCAGCTGGATTTATAGCAGATCACATAGGAAGGAAACCGACGTGTTTACTAACAGCTTTTCCGTTTGTTTTTGGATGGCTGTTAATACTTTTTGCGCAGAATGTTTACATGCTGTACGCTGGAAGAATTATAACTGGAGCTTCCGGAGGCTCATTTGTAGTGCTTGCCCCAATATATACAACGGAAATAGCACAGATCCACCATAGAGGAGCTTTGGGATCTTTCATGCAATATCTACTTGTTATTGGAATATTTTACAGCAATCTTTTCGGTTGGATACTTAGTATGTATGCCTTCAACGTTGTAAATACGATTATACCAATAATATTTGCTGTCCTTTTTTTCTTCCAACCCGAAACGCCGTTTTATTATATCCAAAAAGGTAACAATGAAAAGGCCGCACAAAGTTTCGCGCGCTTACGCGGTAAAAACTATGACTACAAAGAAGAATTAGATGCAATGatcaaagaaatagaaaatagaagacAATATCAAGATTTTAAAGTTGCTATCAAGGCCAAATCGGCGAAGAAATCTACCATAATTTGTTTCAGTTTAATGTTTTTCCAGCAAATGTCCGGTGTGAATGccgtacttttttatgcaaagcaCATCTTAATGCAATCCGAAACACATATTGATGTACGTTACGGTGTTGTTGGTATTGGAATTATCAGCTTAATATCCATAACGATTGGCGTCTGGACCACTGATTATTTTGGTAGAACAATTCTTCTTATGGCTTCCTCAGCGGGATGTTCTCTATCAACGTTCCTTCTTGGTTTTTATTTCACCATTAAAGACCGTATTAGTGAAGACGCCATTAAACCTTACGGATTATGGCCCATCATATGCGTCCTCTGTTTTGTGTTCTCTTTTCAATTGGGTTTAGGAAGTCTACCATGGTTGGCTTGTTCCGAAATATTTTCTCCCGAATTGAAAGCAAAGTTAGGCGCTCCCGCCGGCTCCTTTAATTACCTCACAGCTTTTATTGTAACCAAATGTTTTTATCCCGTTTCTGAAAATTTGGGAGTGGATATagctttttatatatttgcgtTCGTGTCATTGATCGCTTGCCTTTTCACTCTACTTATTATACCAGAAACTAAACATAAAACTTTCGAGGAAACAATACCGGAACtggaaaaattttggaaatatttctag